Part of the Desulfovibrio porci genome is shown below.
TGCAGACCCGCAAGCTGCGTCCCAAGCCCCAGCCCCCGGCTCCGGCCCCGGAACCGGCCCAGTTCGCCGCCAAAGCCTGACCGCGCGGGGAAATCATGGATTGGAACGCCGCTCTTTACCGCAAAAGCCACGGTTTTGTGGCCGAATACGGCAAAAATCTGCTGGCCTGCGTCCCGGAAGACGCGGCCCAGTGTATTCTGGATTTCGGCTGCGGCACCGGCGAGCTGACCGCCGCCCTGGCCGGGAAAGCGGGGCAGGTGGTCGGCGTGGACCAGTCCGCCGCCATGATCCGGGCGGCGCGCGAAACGTATCCCGGTCCGGAATACCATGTTCTGGATGCGGCCGGACTGGCCGCCCAAGGCTGGACGGCCCGTTTCGATCTGGTCTTTTCCAATGCGGTCTTTCACTGGATTCAGGATCAGGAAACGCTGCTGCGCGCCCTGCATGCGGTTCTGAAGCCGGACGGCCTGCTGGTCTGCGAATTCGGCGCCCAGGGCAATGTGGCGGCCGTGTGCGCGGCCTTTGCCTCGGCACTGGCGACGCGCGGCCGGACCCGCGCCGACCCTTTCTATTTCCCCACTCCGGCGGCATACCGCCAAAAGCTGGAAACAGCGGGCTTCCAAGTCCGGTACATTGAGGACTACGACCGCCCCACGCCCCTGTCCGGCGGCGAAAACGGCCTCGCCCTCTGGCTGGAACAGTTTTTCGCCGAGGATCTGGCCGGTTTTGAACACACGGAGCAAATGAACATCTTTCGCGAGGTGGTGTGCGCCTTGCGGCCGCGCCTCTGGGACGGAGAGCGGTGGATCGCCGATTACCGGCGGCTCCGGCTGCTGGCCGTCAGAAACTGAACGGCCGGGGATTCACTCCTCCCGACGGCCACAGACCAGGCCCAGGCGGCGGCCGGATTCGGCGTAATGTTCCAGCAGGGTCTGCTGGATATGCCGAGCGTCGCGCCCGCGCACGGCGTCGTAAATGACTTCGTGCCGCTGATAGAATTCACGCGGCGAAAAAAGCGTGTCCCAGCACTTGTAGTAGAGGAATTTGGAGATGTGCGCGCAGGAATTGCGCGCGATGCCCGCCATCAGACGGTTGCGGCAGGGAGCCAGCAGGGCGTCGTGAAAGGCCTCGTCAATCTGGCTCAGCGCGGCCAGACCGGCGGCTTCGCGGCTCTGGCGCTCCATTTCGGCCAGAATTTCCGCTACCCCGGCCAAAGCCTTGTCGTCCCAGCGCTCCAGGGACTGAACAATGCAGGCCCCCTCCAGCGTGCCGCCCAGACAGTAGCTGTCCTCAATTTCCTGCACCGTAAGATGGCGGATGAACTTGGCCTTCTGCGGCAGGCCCGTGACCAGGCCCTGTTGCAGCAGGCTTTGCAGGGCTTCACGCACCGGTCCCCGGCTGATGCCGAGGTGTTCGGCGATCTCGGTTTCGCGGATGGGGTCGCCGGGCGTGAGCGTGCCGTCCAGCAGGCGTCCTTTGATGTAGGCAATGGCCTGGGCGCTGTATGTCTTGACCTGAGACAAGGGGGAGACTCCTCTCTTTTTTGTCCCTTGAGGTAGACTCAGGTCACGATAATGTCAACATTCCAGAAATGAATGCGGACGGTCCGGCCCCGGAAGAGGGAGAAGTCCGGAGGCCGGGCCGTCCGTGTTTTCAGGCTGTTTCTCCGCTCTCGCCGGGTTCGGCGAAGCGGCGGTTCCAGCCGGTCAGGACCGAGAAGAGCAGCACCGCCAGCAGCGCCCAGGAATAGGGATTGTACAGGGCCGCGCTGATGGGCGGCGCGGCGATGCCGTAGTTCTCGGCCGCGCTGTAGAGCGCACCGTACCAGGCGGCCACAGCGATATGCCAGGGCAGAATGAAGAAGACCGTGCACACCGCGCAGTCCATAAGGTTGGCGCGCCGGGCCGCAGCCAGGCGGAATTTCTCGCCCATGGGCCGCACCAGGCTGGGCCCCACCAGCAGTTCCGCCGGAGCGTTGGCCGAGATGGGGATGGACGCCAGAATGGTCACGCCCACAATGAAGAGCTCGGCCTGGCGCACGGTGGCCACCACGCTTTTCTGGGCGAATTCTAGAATCTTGCCCATAATGCCGCATTCCACAAGTATCTGGGTCACGGCCAGAATCAGGATGGCGAAGATAATGGCCCCCACCACGCCGTCGATGCCGGACTGAATGATGCCCGTGGAGCCCCCGGCCTTGGCCGGGATGCCGAAGATGTCGGCGGGCTTGAGCGTGCCGGTGCAGAAGCCCACCAGGGCCGCCGTCACGTTGCCGTAAATCAGGGCCTCAATGATATGCCTGCCGCAGAGAGCCGCCGTCACGACCACCACCAGGGCCAGCAGCATAAACACGCCAGAAGGATTCAGATTGGCCTGGATGGCGGGCAGCACGCGCACCTCCCCGCCGCCGCCCAGAAAAAGAAAGGCGGCGCCCGCGATGGCGGCTGCGCTTATGGCCAGCGGGAAGCGGCTGCGCACCACCTCGCGCATGCTCGCGCCCTGGGTGTAGGCCGAGACGATGGTCGTGTCCGACACCGGGGCAAGGTTGTCCCCGAAGGCCGCGCCGGACAGAATGGCCAGGCCGAGCATGGCCGGGTCCGCCCCCAGAAAATATCCCGCCGGATAGAGCACCGGCGTCAGGGCGATGCAGGTGCCCGTACTGGTTCCCGTGCCCAGCGCGAAGAGCATGGCCGCCAGAAAGACCAGCAGGGTGAAGACAGCGCCCTGCGCCCCGGTGGTCATGCCCAGCCACAGCAGACCGTTGACCAGCCCGCCGGCGGCCATGAGCTTGCCGAAAACCCCGGCGAACAGCCAGGCCGTGACGATGACGATACCCGTCTTGTCCCCGATGCCGCGCATGGCGGCCTTACAGTATTCCGCTTTGTCCCGGGCGAAGAAGAGCCCGATGGTCAGGGCCAGCCAGGCGCAGGCCCAGAAGGGTTTGGTGCCGCCGCGCTCGGCCACGGAGAGCCAGATCAGACCGATAACCAGAACGCCCAGGGGCACGAGCCCGCCCAGCATGCCGCCATACATCCGCAATATTTTTTCCTGCATGGTCCTTTTCCTTTTGTTTTTCCCGGTCAGGCCGGAAAACTGCGGGAGATGCGCCGCGCGCCCGGTTCCGCAAGGAGCCGGGCGCGCGGCCGGGGATTATGACGCCTGCCGGAAGGAATCCAGATAGGCATAGAGGGCCGGGGAACCGCCGGTGTGCAGGAAGAGCAGGTTCGCGCCCTTTTTGAAATGGTCCTTGCGCACCAGGTCTATCAGGCCGGACATGGCCTTGCCCGAATACACCGGGTCCAAGAGAATGCTTTCGGTGCGGGCCAGCAGTTTGACCGCCTCCACCATGGCGTCGGTGGGCAGGGAATAGCCGGGGCCCACGTAATCGTCATAGGCCAGCACGGCCTCACGCGGAATATCCATGGCCACGCCCATATACTCGGCGGTTTTGCGCATCAGACTGTAAACCGCCTCTTCCTGCACGGGCTTTTTGCGGTTCACGCCGATGCCCGTGACCGGAATGTCCATATGGCAGCCCAGCAGACCCAGCAGAAAGCCCGCATGGGTTCCCGCGCTGCCGCTGGGTACAATGATGTGGTCGAAATTGAGCCCTTGCGCGAACATCTGCTGCATGAGCTCCTGCGCGCACTGCACATAGCCCAGCGCGCCCACTGGATTGGAGGCTCCGCCGGGCACGATGTACGGCTTGCGGCCCTCCCGCCGCAGCATCTCGGCCTTTTTTTCCATCTCGGCGGCCATGTCGCTGCCGCCGGGCACCACGCTGATGGAGCTCACCCCGAGCAGCTGATACAGGAAGTTATTGCCCGAAGCCTCCGGCTTGTAGCTGCCGGGCACGCGCTCCTCAAGCACCAGGTGGCATTCCAGGCCTTCCTTGACCGCCCAGGAAAGCGTCAGGCGGCAATGGTTGGACTGCACGGCCCCGCAGGTGATGATGGTGTCCGCTCCCTGGGCCAGGGCGTCGGCAATGGAGAAGTCCAGCTTGCGGGTCTTGTTGCCGCCGCCCGCGCCGGGCAGCAGGTCGTCCCGTTTGATCCAGATGTTGACCTTGTTGTCCAGGGCCTTGCTGAAGGCGGGCAGAAATTCCAGCGGCGTGGCTTCCTGCACATAGCCGCGACGGGGAAAACAGGCAAGATTCATGGCGACTCCTTTGATGGATTTGGCCGGATATAAGGAAAGCGGCCCGTTAATTTGTTATATGTTGAATGTTGACATTATGTTGTGATTCACTTGTGACAAATAGCTCAAAAGCTGTCAATAAAAAAATCCCGATTTTTCCGGCAACCCGGCTCCCGGAAGGTCGCCCGGACCCGTGGAAAAGACGGCCGCGCCTTTTCCCGGCAAAGCGGACCGGAATCTTTGCGGCGAACTTTTTTCCGCAAGCCTCGCGCGGTGAAAAAATTCCCGTACTTTTTTATTGACATCCGCCGGGCCTGGGGCTACTCACATTCCAACACGGAGTAATAACGTCATGTCCCAGTTTGTTCCCGCCACCGCTTCCTCGTACGCCGCCGGCTTCAGCTGGTATTTTTTTGCGTACTTTACCGAAGCCTGTGGTCGGGAACTTCGCTGACGTCCGTTGTCCGCAAGTTCAAGGGCCGCAGGCAAACCGCCGGCGGCCCTTTTTTATTTCGGCCGCATGCGGGTTGTCTGCAAAAAAGCTGACACGCAACAAGAAAGGAGTTCCCCATGTACCTCGGCAAAAAAGTCCGTCTGGAGCGCATCATCAATCGTGAAAACGGCCGCACCATCATCGTGCCCATGGACCACGGCGTCACCCTCGGCGCTGTGGAGGGTCTGGTGGACATGCGCGAAACCGTCAACGACATGGCCGAGGGCGGCGCGGACGCGGTGCTCATGCACAAGGGCCTGGTGCGTTGCTCCCACCGCAACGCGGGCAAGGACGTGGGCCTTATCGTCCATCTTTCCGCCTCCACGGCCCTCTCGCCCTGCGGCAACACCAAAACCCTGGTGGGCACGGTGGAAGAAGGCATCAAACACGGCGCGGACTGCGTTTCCGTGCACATCAACCTGGGCGATCCCAACGAACGCCTGATGCTCACCGACCTGGGCCGGGTGGCCGAAGCCTGCGACAACTGGCACATGCCCCTGCTGGCCATGGTCTACGCGCGCGGCCCGCAGGTGAAGAACGGCTACGACCCCGCCGTGGTGGCCCATTGCGCCCGCGTGGGCGTGGAACTGGGCGCGGACATCGTCAAGGTGCCCTACACCGGCGACATTGAAAGCTTCTCCGACGTGGTGTCGGCCTGCTGCGTGCCCGTGGTCATTGCCGGCGGCGAGCGCATGGAGTCCACCCGCCAGATTCTGGAAATGGTCTACGACTCCCTCAAGGCGGGCGGCGCGGGCATTTCCGTGGGCCGCAACGTCTTCCAGCACCCCAACCGCGTCGCTCTGGTCAAGGCCCTGCGCGCCATCGTGCACGAAGACGCTTCCGTGGATCAGGCCATGCTGATCGTGGGAGAATAAGGCGTATGTCCCGCATCTATTTCCGTTGCGTCCCCTTTGACAAGGGGCAGGTCACCTTGGCTCTGGAATCCGGCGTGGACGGCGTGATCGTGCCGCGTGCGCGGGTGGAGCAGGTGGCCGGACTCTCGCGCTGTCCGGTCTGGGCCGACGAGGACGTGGCCGTGGCGGCGCTCACGGCCAAGGCCGACGAGGAAGCCGTGCTGGCCCGCCTCAAGAACGGTGAACGGGTGGCGCTGGCGCGCGGCTGGGAGGTCATCCCGGTGGAGAACCTGCTGGCCCAGAGTGACGCTGTGCTGGCCGAGGCCGGAAATCTGGACGAAGCCCGCCTGGCCGCCGGAATTCTGGAGCGCGGCGTGGACGGCATCGTGGTCCTGCCTGAAGCCGTGGGCGAACTCAAGGCCATCGTGGCCCAGTGCAAGCTCTCCCAGGGCCGTGAGCATCTGCTCCCCGGCGTGATCACCCGCGTGGAGCCCGTGGGCCTGGGGCACCGGGTCTGCGCGGACACCCTCTCCCTGCTGCGCAGGGGCCAGGGCATGCTGGTGGGCAATTCCAGCGCCTTCACCTTCCTGGTCCACGCCGAAACCGAACACAATGAATACGTGGCCGCGCGGCCCTTCCGGGTCAACGCCGGGGCCGTGCACGCCTACACGCGCCTGCCCCACGACAAGACCACCTATCTGGGCGAACTGCGCGCCGGGCAGGAGGTGCTCATCGTGGGCGCGGACGGCGAAACCGGCGTGGCCACTCTGGGCCGGGTCAAGATCGAAGTGCGGCCCATGCTGCTGATCGAGGCCCAAGTGGACTGCGAAGACGGCCCCAAAACGGGCACGGTCTTCCTCCAGAACGCCGAAACCATCCGGCTTACGGGTCCGGACGGCACGCCGCTGAGCGTGGTGGGCCTCAAGCCCGGCGATACGGTGCTCTGCCGCATCGACGAGGCGGGCCGCCATTTCGGCATGCGCGTGCGCGAAGAAATCCGGGAGGTCTAGGAGCATGGACGACGCCAGGGCACACTGGCCCCAGGGCCGGGACAGACAGGACGGCCCGGATACGGGGAACGGCGCGGACGGCTCACAGCGTCTGGCCGCCATCCGCAAGGAAATCGACACGGTGGATCAGGAACTGCTCCGCCTCTTCAACCGCCGCGCGGAGCTGAGCGTGGAAGTGGGCCGGATCAAGGCCACGGAACCGGGCATCATCTTCAAGCCCATGCGTGAGCGCGAAGTGCTGGACGGCCTGGCCGCCAAAAATCCCGGTCCCCTGCCGGAAGAGCATCTCAGGGCCATCTGGCGCGAGATATTCTCCTCCTCGCGCGCCCTGCAACGGCCGCAGAATGTGGCCTATCTCGGGCCGGAAGGCACCTTCTCCTACTTCGCGGGCGTGGAGTATCTCGGCCATGCGGCCAGCTTCCACCCCTGCGGAGACATCGCCCAGATTTTCGAAGAGGTCTGTTCCGGCCAGTGCGAACTGGGCGTGGTGCCTCTGGAAAATTCCCTCCAAGGCACGGTGGGCGTGAGTTTCGATCTCTTTCTCAAGCACGAGGTCTTTATTCAGGCCGAGCTCTTTTCGCGCATTTCGCACTGCCTGCTGAGCAACGCCCCGACTCTGGCCGCCGTGCGCACGGTTTACTCCCACCCGCAGCCCCTGGCCCAATGCGGCGGCTGGCTGCGCGCGCATCTGCCGGGAGCGGCCCTGATTCCCGTAGAGTCCACGGCGGCGGCGGCCCAACGCGCCGCCAACCAGCCGGATGCGGCGGCCATCGGCCACGGCAAGCTGGCCGACATGCTCGGCCTGGGCGTGCTGGCCCGGCGCATTGAGGATGAACCCGGCAACTGGACGCGCTTTGTGATCATCGGCCCCAAATCGGCCCAGGTCCCCCAGGGCGCTGAGCCCCGGCCCACGCCCGGCGGGTGCAACGGCGCGGACAAGACATCCCTGCTCTTCACCCTGCCGGACAAAGCCGGTTCCCTTTCCACGGTGCTGGACCTGCTGGCCGGGCACGAGATCAACATGCGCAAGCTGGAATCCCGCCCCCTGCGCGGCCAGTGCTGGAAATACGTCTTCTTCGCGGACGTGGAAAGCGATCTGGAAGACCCGCGCCACGCGGCCCTGCTGGAACGCCTGCGCAACGCCTGCACCAGTTTCCGCATCCTGGGCAGCTATCCCACCGGCCCGCAGCTGGACCGCATGAGCCTCAGCGGGGACGACGCCTCCGACGAACAAGGGATCTAAGACCATGCTTCAGAACACAGAACACACTTCGGTCGTTACGGTCACAGCCCCGGCTTCCAAATCCCTGTCCCACCGCTACCTCATCGGCGCGGCCCTGGCCGGAGGCGCATCCACGGTGCGCCACACCCTGGAAAGCGCGGACCTGGAATGCACCAGAACCATCCTCGCGGGCGCGGGCGCGCGCCTGGAACCGCTCGAAGCCTCCGGCGACGGGGCGGACAGCGGCAGCGGCGGCTGGCGGGTCCACGGCCTCGGCGGCGCGCCGCGCGGCGGACAGGAGGGACGGCCCCTGTCCTGCGACGTGCGCGAGTCCGGCACCACCTGCCGCCTGCTCACGGCCGTGCTGGCCGCCGGGGAGGGGCTGTTCCGCATCCACGGCGCGCAACGCATGCACGAGCGCCCCATCGGCGAGCTCACCGACGCCCTGACCGCGCTGGGCGCGGGCGTGGTCTTTGAAGGCACGCCCGGCTGTCCGCCCCTGCTGCTCCAGGCCCACGGCCTGAATCCGGCTCTGGCCGGAGAAGGCGGCGTGCTCCGGCTGGGTATGGACGTTTCCAGCCAGTATTTTTCCGGCCTGCTGCTGGCCGCGCCGCTCTGCCCCGCGCCGCTCCGCCTGGAGCTGGCCGGGCGCAAGGCCGTGTCCTGGCCCTATGTGGGCCTGACCCTGCAATGCCTCACGGACTTCGGCATCAGCTTCAGCGTGGAGACGCGCAAGAATGAGGAAGCCCCCTGGCAGGCCCTGCCGGAAGGGGCCTGGCGCGGCCTGGACGAAGCCCGCCCCAGCTGCCTGCGCGTCCGGGTGCAGCCCGGCGCATACCGGAGCGGCGACTATACTGTGGAAGGCGACTGGTCCGGCGCGTCCTATTTTCTGGCCGCCGGGGCGCTGGGCCGTCGGCCTGTGCGCGTGGAAGGCCTGCGGGCCGACTCCCTCCAAGGGGACCGGGCCATGCTGGACATTCTCCGCAAAATGGGCGCGCGTCTGGAGGTTGAAACCGAAGCCGTCACGGCGTACCCCTCGGCCCTGCACGGCGTGGCCCTGGACATGGGCTCCTGCCCGGACCTGGTGCCCACGGTGGCGGTGCTGGCCGCCTTTGCCCAGGGTTCTACCCGCATCAGCAACGTGGCCCATCTGCGCGTCAAGGAATCGGACCGGATCAGCGCCCCGGCCGAAGAACTGGCCAAAACCGGCGTCACCGTGGACCAGCTTTCGGACGGCATGCTGGTCAGCGGCCTGGCCGGACGCGGCTGCGGCAGACAGAACGCGCCGCGCCTGCCCGAGGGACTGAACCTCTGCGCGCACAACGACCACCGCATGGCCATGTCCCTGGCCCTGCTGGCCCTGCAGGAACCCGGCCTGCGCATGGAAACCCGACTGGACGATCCGACGGTGGTGCGCAAATCCTTTCCGCAATTCTGGAATGTCTGGAGCCGATTGCAATGAGCGCCGCCCAAACCCGCCCCCGCACGCCCGCCAAAACCGCGCTGATCGGCGCGGGCGGGCGCATGGGGGCCATGCTTTGCGCCAGAGCGGCCGCCGTCGGCCTGACGGTGGCCGGAGCGGACCAGCCCCTGGCCCCGGAAACGCTGGCCGCGGCCTGCGCCGATGCCGACCTGGCCCTGATCTGCGTGCCCGCCGCCGTGTTTGAAGAGGTGGTGCGGCTGGTGGAACCGCATCTGCCGCCCACGGCGGTGCTGGCCGACATCACTTCCGTCAAGGAGCGGCCGCTGCGCCAGATGGAAAAACTCTGGCCCGGCCCGGTGGTGGGCACCCACCCCCTGTTCGGCCCCAGGCCCGACCCGGAGGCGGACCAGCCGGTGGCCGTTGTCCCCGGCCACAACGCCACGGAAGGGCATCTGGCCATGGCCGAGGGCTTTTTCAGCGCCCTGGGCTGCCGCACTTTCCGCACCACGGCGGAAAAGCACGACCAGGCCATGGCCCGCATTCAGAACATGAACTTCATCACCAATCTGGCCTACTTCGCCCTGCTGGCCGGGCAGGAGGACCTGCTGCCCTTTCTCACGCCCTCGTTCCGCCGCCGCCAAAACGCGGCGCGCAAAATGCTCACCGAGGACGCCCGGCTCTTCTCCGGCCTGTTCGAGGCCAATCCCCACAGCCACGAAGCCGTGCGCCAGTACCGCCAGATGCTCAACCTGGCCGCCGCCGGCGATATCGACCTGCTCTGCCGCCGCGCCCAGTGGTGGTGGGAGGACGGCGCGGGCGGCGGAAGCTGAGCCGCGTCAGCGGAAAAAGGCCATGCTCGCCGCGTCCAGCGGCAACTCCAGAAGCCGCCGCCGGGGCTCTTCCCAGGAAGAGTTGTCGTACAACCGCAACATCTCCCCATCCGGTTCCACCACCAGGGTGAATTTCTGCCCCCGCAAGGTAATGGCCGTGCCCTTTCCTTTTTCCGTCCATTGCTCCTTGACTTCCCTGATTTGCATGGGGGCATCGTTGCCGTATTCAATCAGGCGCGGGTCCAGAGCGGTCAGCGTGCGGGCTCGCGGGTCATGCCGCAAAAGGGGAACGCCGTCCACGCCCCTGATGATCTCACAACGCGACAAGGCGAAGGGCGCGGCGCGCACGGCCGCATCCAGCGCGGCGTCCAGGCCGGGCATCCGCATATAGAAAGGTGAGGTGCTGCCTCCGGAACGCATGATATAGGCGGATTCCTCGGATTCGACGATAAAGGCCTGCTCCCTGCCCTCGGGCGTCCCCGGCAGGGCGAAACGCAGGCGGGGGCGCCCGTTCTCGCTTGTAAGGCCGTGCCGGACTATGACGCTCGTATAGCGGGTATGCAGGCGCAATGGCCCGGAGGCCGTCACAAGGCCCGAAACGTCGGCGACAAGCTTGCCGACCGCCACCACGTTTTCACCTCTTCCGGGCGCGTCGCCCGGCGTATAGCGCCTGCAGTCCACAGCTTCTTGACTCAATGGCAGACACCACCACGCGCCCACGGACAACATTTCTTCCGCTCCGCCCGGTGCGGGGAGAAGCAGAAAGCACACAAGACACAGGCCCGTCAAACCGCGCATAGATCTTCCTTTTTGTTTGAAACAACATTGATACGTTGGAGATCCGCCCATTCGCCCTCCAGGAAGTTTTGAAGCTGGAGGGTTCCCGCCAAGAGCCGTATGAGGACGTGAAAATTTGTACCGACGGCTATGCCGCCGGTTTTCTGGAGAGAACATACGTTGTTGCGGTTTCCGGGTCCAGCCGGGGCGTTCCGGCACGTTACATTTCCGGAAAACGGCGGACCGGCGCGTCTTATCGCGGCCGCGCCGCTTCCGTCGCGTGTGCCGCCGCATGCCTGCGCACGGCGCTTTCCACGGCCCCGCTCTCGCGCAGCAGCAGCATCAGGCCCAGCGAGGCCAGCAGGCTCACGCCGAAGATCACGTCCGAGGCGGCATAACTGCCGGTCAGGTCGTGTGAAAGCCCCATGATGGGAAAACCCGCGCTACGCAGAATGATGAAAATGGAAATGAACTTGTAGGACGGCAGAAAATTGCCGCCGCCGAAGTAATAGGAGACCACGGCGGGCAGAATGGCCCACAGGCCGCCGATGCAGCCGCCGAAACTCAGGCTGAAGGCGGTCATGGTCCAGATGCCGGAAGGCAGAAAGCCCAGAGCCAGGCTTGCCGCGCTGCAGAGCATGACCAGGCGCGCGGCGAAAAGCGGAGTAAAACGGTCGCAGACCCAGCCCCAGGCATATTTGGCCAGAGCCGCCAGAAAGGCCGAGGCGCAGGCCAGCAGCATGGCCGGGTAGGCCTCCAGACCCAGATCCGCGAAGCGCGGTTTCATCTGGCTCATAACCGCGGAAGCGACCATGAGCGCCAGGCCGAAGGCCAGTCCCAGAAGCCAAGCTTGGGGCGAACGCAGCAAGTGGGAAAAGGAGACGTCCGCCGGGGGCAGCGAGGAACGCCTTGGCTCGTGCCGCCGCCCGTCGGGATGCAGCCCCATGGCCTGGGGCGTGTCCCGCCCCAGAAACCAGGCCAGGGGAGCCAGGGCGCAGGTCGCCAGGCCCAAGGCCAGATAGGCTGTACTCACGTCAAAATAGCGGATCAGCACCAGGCTCACAAAGGGCAGGATCGCGCCTGAAAGCGAAGTGCCCGCGTTGGCCAGGCCGAAGGCCCGGCCCCGGTAGTGATAAAACCAGTTGCTGACCAGGGCGTTGCCCACCACGCCGCCGCAGATCTGGGTGGAAATCCAGGCCACGATGGAAAGCAGGGTGAACAGCCGGATGTCCCCGGTCATGCCCATCAGGGCTATGGAGACGCCGCCCGCCAGCGCCCCCAGGGCCGTAAGGCGGCGCAGGGAGCAGCGGGTGGAAACAGCGGCGGCCAGCGGCATGGCGAACTGCCCCATGAGCGAGGCTATGCCCATGCTGATGTTGATTCCCGCCCGGCTCCAGCCGTGGGCCGCGCACAGAGGTTCCATAAAGGCGTTCATGCAGTAGAGCACGCTGCCCTGGAGCATAAAATTGCCGCCCAGCGCGAGCAGGCTGATCTTCCATCCGTAAAACACTGTTTTTCCCCGTGCCGCGAACGGCGTAGCGGATCACTGCCGCGGGCGCGGCGTCTCAGCACTCCCCACAAACAAGTTCATTGCCCATCAGCACGCCGGTGACGCTGATGTCGGGGCACTTTCCCGCGTTCTATCTTGTCCGGCAGAGGCATGCTTTTTGCTATCTTACCGCTGATCGCCAAAATCGCAACAGCGGAAAACGCCGCGGGAAATCCCTATGTTCGGCAAGCAGCAAGACCCCAGCAGGACGGAAGAAGCCACCGCGAAACGCAAACAAAAACAGCGTGAGGAGGGCAACGTCCCCAAATCCCAGGAACTGGGCAAAGCCGTGAGCCTCACGGGCGGACTCATCGCCCTCCATCTCTGGCTGGGCCCCATGTCCGAGGGCATCAAAAACCTTTTCCGGCGCTTTCTGAGCC
Proteins encoded:
- a CDS encoding prephenate dehydrogenase/arogenate dehydrogenase family protein; translation: MSAAQTRPRTPAKTALIGAGGRMGAMLCARAAAVGLTVAGADQPLAPETLAAACADADLALICVPAAVFEEVVRLVEPHLPPTAVLADITSVKERPLRQMEKLWPGPVVGTHPLFGPRPDPEADQPVAVVPGHNATEGHLAMAEGFFSALGCRTFRTTAEKHDQAMARIQNMNFITNLAYFALLAGQEDLLPFLTPSFRRRQNAARKMLTEDARLFSGLFEANPHSHEAVRQYRQMLNLAAAGDIDLLCRRAQWWWEDGAGGGS
- a CDS encoding MFS transporter — protein: MFYGWKISLLALGGNFMLQGSVLYCMNAFMEPLCAAHGWSRAGINISMGIASLMGQFAMPLAAAVSTRCSLRRLTALGALAGGVSIALMGMTGDIRLFTLLSIVAWISTQICGGVVGNALVSNWFYHYRGRAFGLANAGTSLSGAILPFVSLVLIRYFDVSTAYLALGLATCALAPLAWFLGRDTPQAMGLHPDGRRHEPRRSSLPPADVSFSHLLRSPQAWLLGLAFGLALMVASAVMSQMKPRFADLGLEAYPAMLLACASAFLAALAKYAWGWVCDRFTPLFAARLVMLCSAASLALGFLPSGIWTMTAFSLSFGGCIGGLWAILPAVVSYYFGGGNFLPSYKFISIFIILRSAGFPIMGLSHDLTGSYAASDVIFGVSLLASLGLMLLLRESGAVESAVRRHAAAHATEAARPR